In Rhinatrema bivittatum chromosome 11, aRhiBiv1.1, whole genome shotgun sequence, a single window of DNA contains:
- the PGLYRP1 gene encoding peptidoglycan recognition protein 1 produces MMIHLIVLLSAVCTLTLGCPTIISKSQWGGRNPTCRTALGTQLPYIIIHHTEGSACSSVSSCTTQMKSIQNYHMNSNGWCDIGYNFLVGGDGSIFEGRGWSSVGAHAPNYNSNSIGISFIGSFTSSAPTTAAQNAVKSLISCAVSRGTVRSAYTLKGHRNVTATDCPGNTLYNIIKSWPRFAP; encoded by the exons ATGATGATACACTTGATAGTGCTGCTCTCAGCTGTCTGCACCCTCACTCTGG GTTGCCCCACTATCATCTCCAAGTCCCAGTGGGGAGGCCGTAACCCGACCTGCCGCACCGCTCTGGGGACACAGCTGCCTTACATCATCATCCATCACACGGAAGGCTCCGCTTGCAGCTCTGTGTCCAGCTGCACCACCCAAATGAAAAGCATCCAGAACTATCACATGAACAGCAATGGCTGGTGCGACATTGGCTACAA CTTCCTGGTTGGTGGAGATGGTTCCATCTTTGAAGGCCGTGGCTGGTCCTCGGTAGGAGCCCATGCTCCCAACTACAATTCCAACTCCATCGGGATCAGTTTCATTGGCTCCTTCACCA GCAGCGCCCCCACCACTGCCGCCCAGAATGCCGTCAAGAGCCTGATCAGCTGTGCCGTCTCCCGGGGAACCGTGCGCTCTGCCTATACTCTGAAGGGACACCGCAATGTCACGGCCACAGACTGCCCAGGAAATACACTCTACAACATCATCAAATCCTGGCCCAGGTTTGCTCCCTGA